The following coding sequences lie in one Macaca thibetana thibetana isolate TM-01 chromosome 18, ASM2454274v1, whole genome shotgun sequence genomic window:
- the LOC126940978 gene encoding peptidyl-prolyl cis-trans isomerase A-like: MVNPTVFFDIAVDGEPLGRVSFELFADKVPKTAENFRALSTGEKGFGYKGSCFHRIIPGFMCQGGDFTHHNDTGGKSIYGEKFEDENFILKHTGPGILSMANAGPNTNGSQFFICTAKTEWLDGKHVVFGKVKEGMNIVEAMERFGSRNGKTSKKITIADCGQLE; the protein is encoded by the coding sequence ATGGTCAACCCTACCGTGTTCTTCGACATTGCCGTCGACGGCGAGCCCTTGGGCCGCGTCTCCTTCGAGCTGTTTGCAGACAAggttccaaagacagcagaaaattttcgtgctctgagcactggagagaaaggatttggttataagggttcctgctttcacagaattattccagggtttatgTGTCAGGGTGGTGACTTCACACACCATAATGACACTGGTGGCAAGTCAATTTATGGGGAGAAATTTGAAGATGAGAACTTCATCCTAAAGCATACAGGTCCTGGCATCTTGTCCATGGCAAATGCTGGACCCAACACAAatggttcccagtttttcatctgcactgccaagactgagtggttggatggcaagcatgtggtctttggcaaagtgaaagaaggcatgaatattgtggaggccatggagcgctttgggtccaggaatggcaagaccagcaagaagatcaccattgctgactgtggacaactcgaataa